The genomic interval GTTGGAATGCAGGTACGCGAGGTGAATGTCTATGTTCAAGATGTCGCCTGAGCGTAGAGGCGCACCCTTGTGGTCGCCGGTTCCATTGAGCATTCGCACCGGGGGCGATCGCGAAGGTTTACAAGATATCGCCCCTACAAGCAATCCTGTGAGGATAGTATGCCAATAGGGATACGCAGACAAGCACGTATGATCGCACTGCAAACGCTCTACGAATATGACACGGCTCAACATGCGCCTGATGAGGTCCTGCAGCGGCATGCCGAGGAGCGTCATCTGCAACCAAAAGTGGTTGAATACGCGAGCGAATTGATCATAGGTGTGTGCGATCATCTTGCTGAGATCGATGCGCATATACAAAGTGCGGCGCGCGAATGGCCATTACAGCAGATGGCCCGAATTGATAAAAATATTCTCAGACTTGCAATCTACGAAATTCTGTTTAATAATACGGTACCAGCAAAGGCTGCTATTAACGAAGCGGTGGAGTTGGCCAAGATCTTTGGCAGCAATACTTCGAGCCGCTTTATTAATGGCGTCCTCGGTACAATATTTAATAGGGCACAACAGCAGCCCACCCCAATTGCTGAAAGTGAGGTGAAATAGTGGCTACAGTTTCAGAACGGTTGAAGAAGATTATTGTTGACCAGCTCGGCGTAGATGAGAGCGAGGTCGTTCCAAGCGCATCTTTCGTCGAGGATCTGAATGCCGATTCTCTTGACCTGGTTGAGTTAATTATGTCCCTAGAAGAGGAATTCAAACTTCAGATTTCCGATGAGGACGCCGAGAAGATCACGACGGTGCAAGAGGCCGAAGATTATATCGAAGAACATTTGCGATAATTTAGAATTTTCATAGTCTGAGAAACGCAGGTATGTAGGAATGAGATCCGCGGATCTCATTCCTACATACCTGCGTTTCTCAGACTATGAAAAAATCCTTTCTGTTTCTGAATTCACGTATTTGGATGTCACATTCCTCCATCGTCATGCATCTTCATTAGTACACGCGTAAGTGAGACGCGAACGAAACGAGTAGGTAGTGGAAACAATACCTGCTGCTCAAGCAGTAGAAACGCTTATTCAAGAATACGGCAAGCTGGTCTTCCATACCATTTATGGCTTGACAGGCGACTGGGAGGAAAGCGAAGACCTGACTCAGGATACGTTCCACCAGGCCTTGAAGTCGATTGACGCGGCTCGTGCCAAAAGCGGTGATGAGTTTCACGCCAAGGCCTGGCTGTTACGCATTGCCTTAAATACTGTCCGTATGCAAAGGCGGCGGCGAGCCATTTTCCGCTTCATTCCTTTCTCGCTGGTGCAGAGGGAAGAGCAGAAAGAAAAAGGGTATGAATCAGATACGGATGTGCTGAATGAGCGCGCGGCACCACTACAACCGGCCGGCTACGGCGCAGTTGAGGGGGTTGACCTCGAAACGTTCGTGGCAGAGCGGGATGCCGTTCAAAGAACGATGGCGCATCTCACAGAGAATTTACGTCTCTGTCTCTTGCTCTCGGTGGTCGCTCGTCTCTCAACGCCAGAGATAGCTGAAATGCTGCATCTTGAGGAGTCAGCGGTGCGCCAGCGCCTGGCACGAGCGCGCAAGCAGTTCCAGCACTTTTACGCGCTTGAGAGCGATGAAGAAATCGTTGACGACGCAAAAGCCGCCCGCAATGCGGATGCGGCACAAAAGCATCCAGACAGGCAACAAAAACATCTGGAGCGGGTTGAGAGCCACTCAGCAATGGATATTTCTCAGCCCTCGCCGCTGTGGAGGAACCATGCAGAACGACTCTATCGAGACCCTGCTGTTACGCCACTATGGTAGTACAGCGCAAGCGCCCGCTTACCTGGAAGAGCAACTGCGCACTTCGGTGCGCCGGCAGGCGGCTGCCATGCGCAAAAAGGAACGCGAGGCGACTGCCCTGATGCAGCGGCGCTTTAGCCGCCGCCAGGTGATGCGGCTCGTGGTTGGTCTTGGCACATCGAGTATCGGCGTAGCGAGCCTGCACGCGCTTGAAACAGCCTTGCCCGCCTCGAAAGTTGCGCAGCCTGCCTATTCGTGAAGCGTCGTTTGCAATAGTCCATTTGTCGTATTTTAGCGTAGTATTCTGTTGAAGAGGGGACCATACGAGTAGCCCCCTACACAGTACGTAGACCATACAGATTCAGAAAGGATACCTACCATGCCATTCGGATTTCACGGACTCGACCTCGTCGTTATTCTCGTTATCGCGCTGCTGATCTTCGGCCCCAAAAAGCTGCCGGAGATGGGCGCTTCCATCGGTAAGAGCATCAAAGAGTTCCAGAAAGGGATGAAAGAAGTCACAGGTCATAAAGATGACGATGACGACGATGACGACGAAGAGGAGGCACATCCCATCAGCTCTAAGGATATGAAGAAACTGAAGAGCAAGGTCAGCACCGAGCCTGCCCCCAAGTCCAGTGTCAGCGAAATGAGTAGCCCGGCCGAGCCTGCCAGCCCGGAAGTCAGTGAAGTTCATGTCGACTAATGTTGGTTGCTCGTAACATAGGGCAGGCCCATAACCTGCCCCTACAGGAGAAGCTATGGCAACCAGAAACATAGATCAGCGCGATCCAGACGAAATCGTCGACGACCTCGATTTAGAGGACGACGACGATGACGATGATGACGAGGAGGAGGACGAAGGCGGAGCTACTATGACCCTGATAGAGCACCTGGAGGAGCTCCGCTGGCGCATCTTCAAATCAGCAATTGCCATCGTAGTCTTTGGGATCGTTGCCTTCATCTTCCGTGACCCAATTGAGAAGTTTCTTACTTATCCCTTGCCCAAGACAGCCGATGCGTTGGGTACCGGTAAGATTGTCGTTACAGGAGTAGGCGAGGGCTTTACTGTCTATCTCAAGATCTCATTTGCTGTAGGCCTTCTGCTTGCGTTGCCTATCGTCCTTTATCAGATATGGGCATTCATATCACCAGGGCTTCTAGCAAAAGAGAAGAAAAATGCGGTGCCGTTTATCGTCATCGGCATTGTTCTCTTCGTTATGGGCGTTGCGCTCGGTTACATTGTACTGCGTTTCCCGGTGGAATGGCTGATCAATTTTGCCTCGGACAGCTTTACGCCGCTTATAACAGCCGATTCCTACTTTACCTTTGTAACATACTTCATGCTGGCCTTCGGTATCGTTTTTGAGATTCCGTTAGTGCTAACGTTCATGGCCCAACTCGGGCTGATTACGGCAAAGACACTCACGAAGCGGCGAGCGATGGCCTATGTAATCATGTGGGTTGCGGCGACGTTCTTAACGCCCGGAGCCGACCCATACAGTCCGGTGATTCTGGGAGTGGCGATGACGTTCCTCTTTGAGTTGACGGTCATTTTCATCCGCATATTCAACCGCCAGGAGTCAGAGGCTGTCGCATAACATATGAATTTAATGTGCCATTTGCCATCTCATATGGGCAAGGGAATGGTCTGATAGGTTCCGATGAACCTCTAGGCCGTTCCCTTGCCCATATAATCCCTCAACGCGATTCTTTCTCAGTCAATGGAGAGTCTTCAATTCGGTGGATTGGCCTGGTTCGCGGAGTTCACACCGCTGGCAGTGGGAAAAACCTTGCTGCTGTTTGGGGTTGTATTTATTGCTCTTGGCGCGGTCTTATCGTCATCACGTCGCCCTCTTCCCCGCCCAAATTTCCCCCATAAAATTCCAATGGCAGGCAGGTAAAATATGGGAGCCAGCAGAAAGACTGATGAATAGCCCAGATGCACGATCATCAGCCCCCCAATGGGCGTTGTAATGGCCTCGGCTCCTTGAAACGCGGCCTGATACCCGCTATTGGCCAGACCTCGTTTTTGCTCTGAGACGGCTTCCATTGAGAAGACCTGTAGAATACCGTTCGACATATCCATTGCTCCTTGCCGGAAAAGGTAGAGCGCGGCAGCCAATGGCAAGAGTCCGGTCAGGCCAATCGTGATCATCAAGGGAATGCTTATTAACCTTGTCCAGACCATGGTGTTGACCTTGCCGATATGTAAAGCCAGCCAGGGAGCAGCTAGTGTGAGCAGCGCGGTAATGGTGTTTGCGCCAGCATCGATAAATCCGAAGAGTGCAGAAGAGGCTCCAAGGTGTTTCACGAAGAAAAGATTGAAGTACGGAATAAATAATCCTGCCCCTAACCCGATAAATATCTGCACCAGAAGGAGCACAAAAAAAGGACTTGCTAACACTTTTTTCCATTGCGCTCGCCTGATCGCCAGGAACCAGGCCTTGAATGATGCGATAGAAGCTGCCATTGAGCGCCAGGACGACCGGTAGAGAGCCGATTGATCGCGCTCGTGGTCGTCCCTACCCTCTTGATCCTGGCGTGGCTTCGTACTGCTCATAAGAAATAGAGGGATGAAGCTCGGCGCCGCTATGATGCCGGCAAACAGAAGGGCTATTTGATAGGAGCGCGGATAGGGTTGGCTTGCGAGCAGCCCCGAGGCAGAGGATGGTAGAGGCGCCATCAACCAGGGTATCCCACGCAACCAGATAGGTAGGATGCCGCCCAGGATTTCGCCAAGCACTAAGGTAATCAGGCTGATAGCAATATTCATGCTGAAGAGCTGGGGACGCTCATCCGGCGTGCTATTGAGCGTCAAGAAAGGGGCATTTATCACAAGAATAAAGGCGAGGCCGATACCGGCGACAAAAGCGCTGGCCAGCAGCGGTAAGGGTTGACGAAAAAGGATCTGTCCTGCCCCTGCCAGGCCAATCAACGCGCTCGACCAGATCAGGATCGCCTTGCCACTGAAACGGTCGATGATGATACCTGCCGGGAAGATTGCCAGTCCTGCTCCTACCGTTCCCACGAAAAGAACGGTACCGATAAAATCGGCACCGTAGCCTAAAGACGCGAGGTATAAGTTATAGAGAACCAGCAGGATGCCGGCAGTGACGCCACTCAGCGCATTACTGATGAGGTACAGGCGAGCATTGCGCGAAAAACGAGCAAACTGCCGTGCATACTCAACGAATAAATGCATCGTCGGATTGCGGCCTGTCGATTGCCTGCACAGGTTGAGGAGCCTGGATTCCTGCGGCTTCCGCCAGATGTTGGGCCGCCTCGTGTTCCGCGTCCTGCGAGCCTAAGGCACGAATCTGGCTGGCGCCCACGGTGCCATCACTGCTCTCTTTTTCCGCCTTGTCAACCAGTATCCTGTATCCCGGGCTTTTGAAAGTAATACCGGCCTTTTCCAACTCTGGATGGGAGTCCCGTTTCGTCAGGCCCGGCAGGAAAAAGGCTTTTGCCATCTGCTGCACCATGACAGTACGGGCGCGAAACTCGATGACGGCCTGCGCAACGCGCTCGCTGCCCTGGTCAATTTTCTTTTCGATCTTCGTCGCCTGCATCGGAACCTGGCCGACCGCTCGCACAATTTTATTTTCACCTGGTTCTGGCGGAGGCAATACTCCCTTATTGCCCTCTTCAAGCGAGTGATTGACGCTTTCGACGGTCGGGCGCAATTTTTTGATCAATTCGGTTTTTTGATGCACCCAGGTAAAAGCGAACATCAAACCTGCCGCGAGGGCCAGACCAATCAGGATATAGATGAACATGTAGAGGCCCAGGAGAATGGCTGCCGCCTGTCCCCATGGAGCCAGGGGGTCACCTGCCAGTATATACGATAACATCGTCAATCACCTCCCACAGCGGAATCCAACTCCAATCGTTTTTGCCGCTCCACCCGCTCATCATAGCGGCTGCGCGTGCGCCCCTTGCCCAGAAACACACGGAACATCTGTTGCGCGGCAACAACGGTAGAAACCGCTCGCACACTTGGCGCGACCGCAAATTCGCTCGTCAGTTTGGCGGTAGTGCCAATCGTATTTGCTGTCTCGCCCGCATTCCTTGCCGTCTCTTTCACTGCACCCAGCGTCTCCTGCACCGATGCCATTAAGGGCTTGACCTCGTTCCGCACGAGGGTAATGGTCTGAATGAGCTCGAATATGGCAAAGATCAACAGAGCAGTCGAGATCAGTGTAACGGCCGCCAGGATGATCAATGCAACGTAAAGCACATCCAGCAGTACACCAAAGATACCAGCAATGATAAAACCCGCAATGACGAGTATACCGATGACGGCTGCCGCGATGATCGCGTATCGTATTGCACCTTTCATAAACGCCCTCCGAAAATTAGTGAGTAGTTCTACTTGATTATAGCTCATGACGGCTGAAAATAGCTATCTCTTCTTACTGTACACGGATTAGAGGCGGCAAAAGGCTACAAAGCAGACAGAAAAGCCACCGCTCATATCAGGAGCGGTGGCTACTGTGTATCCCAATAGAGAATAGACGCGTTTTAATTCGCCGTAGGATGAGTGATGGGCCGGGCGGTTCCCGTGTATACGACCGGGGCGGTCGAGACAATTGTGCCACCCGTTACAGGTAATCCACCTTTGACGGTATACATGGCCTCATTGAACTTAGTGCCCTTGTTCTTCTTAGCCACGGCGAACACGGGATAAGCGTTGCCATTGGAGGCGATGGAGGTCGAAATGTAGTCACCTACCATACGGCCCTGGTTGGTGTTAGCCAACCACGTGAGCATCATTGGGCCTGCAAGTTGTTTGCTTGCGGACCAGGAAGCCCCACCATTGGTCGAAGAAATGTAGCCAACATCCAACTGGCAGTTACTGGTGCAGCTGGCATTCGTGAAGTAGTAGTACGTCACTGCAATATGTGCATTGCTGCCCGACGTCGACTTGTCTACAGCAATACCGGGAATGAAGTGATCGACGTTACTGCCCACGGGGTCGGCAGGGACACGTTGTACCGCTGACCAATGGGTGCCATCGGAGGAGGTGCTATAGACGATATCGTTGGCGCTGCAGCCGTTCTCGAAGCGGCAGTCCTGCCAGGCAACGTAGACGGTACCGGAGCCATCGATCTCAGCTGAAGGGAGGGGACTGGTGCGAATAGGCGCCTGCTCAGTGAAGGTATCCAAAGTTGCCACGGTGACAGCAGCCGTCCAGCTGGAGCCGCCATTCGTCGAGGTGAAAGCGGAGATGGTGCCATTGAGATCCTCAAAAGGCACGATTACCGTACCGTTGGGCTGCACTAATGGTTGTCCTCCCAGGCCAAAGGGATTGTTGGCCGGAGATTTGGCAGCTCCCCATGTGCTTCCGCCATTCGTGGAGGTACTCATCAGCTCCTGGTCATTGTTATTGACGTTGTCAAATTCGGTGTAGCAGTTTCCGTAGAACTTGCTGGTTGATGTGTTGTCGCAGACGCTCCAGTTTTTATCAAAGAACGCCCCTGAATTATCGACCGGAACCGGGTTGCTCCAGGTTAGCCCTCCATCGGTTGAGCGGCTGACATCCACATCCACCGGTGGTTGTTCGGCCCCTGAAAGCCCCAGGAAAGAAATGATCCAGACATTATGCTTTGCATCGTAAGCAACGGATGGATCGCTGACACGCGCATATGGTCCTGGAGGAGTAGAGTAGGGCGTAGTACCCGGCAAGAAGCCATTCTTCCAGGTTGCGCCATTATCGGTCGAGGTAGCCCAACCGATGTCCGAACTGCCACCATCAAAGAATCGCCCAGACTGGAATGCGGAGACGATGGTAGAACCAAAGGTAAAGGTGTCTGGCTCTACTTGCGTTTTGTGCTGGCTCGTCTGATTGGTGAAAGGGTCTTTGCTCAGCCTGAGCAAGGTACCTTTCGCCCCCACAGAGGCAAATGCTAATGAGGCCGTTACGAGTGCCAGCAGCAGGGCAACAGTCACGCTTAGAGCAGCGCGCATTGGCCGGTGAGAGTGAGAGATAGGCATAGATGTTTCTCCTTGAAACAAAATAGAGACAGCGGTTTGAAAAGGGGACAGGCGAATTGCTGTCCCCACAATTCGCCCATACCGTCAAGCAAAGATCTCCAGCAGCTCTGGAAGAGGCGACCGGAGATCATTTGTCCTACGCATTATTTCGAATGCCGCCGATGAACTCCTGGTCAATGCCGTTACGGGTATCGGTCCAGACAGCATAAAGGGTCTTGCCATCCCAGTAGTTGCCTGTATAGTCTCCGATGAATGAACCGCCGAAACCATCGTTGAACGGATTCGAGGGCTTGGAGGCCAGTTGGAAGTTTGTGCCAAAGGTCGAACCGTTCGTGGAAAGAACGCCAAACTCTTCATAGTTGACATTGTTGGGGTCATTGCGACGATCCAACCAGGTGACACCTACGACTCCAGTGGGGCTGACGCTCAACCAGGGGAAGAATTCGTCGTTGGCGGCGGTGGTTACACGTACTGGACTGCCCCAGGAGGAGCCACCATTGGAGGAGGTGGAGACCTCCACCTGCATCTGGGTTCCAGTATAATTATAGAAAGCGGCGTAGAGATGGCCGCTGTTGGATCCGCTGCTGTTGTCAACATCAACGACAGCAGGGTTGTTCACGCGCTCGTCGGTATTGGGAACATTGCCATAGTAGGCGCAACCGCAGCTATCGGGCACCAATTGGACCGAAGCAATGGTCACCGGATTGCTCCAGGTATTGCCGCCATCGGTAGACTTGGAGAACATCAGGTTCACCTTGGTGCCACCACAGTCGCCTGCCGGGCCACTCGTCAAGCAGCGCATCCAGGTGACATAGACTGTACCGTCTTTGCCAACGGCCAGGTCGCTAAACTGGTCAAGTTTGGGCAGGTTCTGAACCGTATCGACCGCCACCGTTTTCCAGGTAGCGCCACCATCGGTCGAATGCGAGACGGAGATCTGGTCAGCGGTATCGCTTGAATTGAATTGGGTGACTGAGATGTAGAGGGCATTGGCATGCGGACTACTGGGATTGGTATCAATTTGCAGCCAGTCCTTATCGGTGAGGCCACCAGACATGAGGGGATTCACAGCAATGGCCGGGGCACTCCAGGTCTGGCCGTTATTGCTGGACTTCTGAAAGATGATCTCACCGGTGGATCCGTTGGGACTATCAATGCCGGTGATGTAGGAGTTGCCGTTCAGATCGTAGCCGACTCCAGGATCACCCTCACCAAATTGCCCCGTAAGATTCTGCATGCAGAAGAGGCTCCACTTCTTGCCCGCGGTACTGGAGCTATAAAACCCCTGTGTATTGGGGCAATTGTAGTCATTAGCACCCGTTAAGAGTTGCTTACTGTTTTTAGGGTTGGCCACAATAGGGGTTTCATTGTTGGGTTGTGACCCTTGTGAGACCTGCTTATCCTTCAAGGCACAAGGAGCGGGTTTACACTTCAGATCAGGGGAGATACCGGGAGCAGGGGCATGACCATTTAAGTGGATGGTGCCGTTATGGATGCCTTGTGCTACGAGTACGCCTGTTGAGAGTGGACTCTTTGGTAACAGCTGCTTACCCTGGCTGATAGTGCTTTGTGCATTGGCCGAAGCAGAGAAAGCTACCAGCATGAGCAGCCCAATAAATACAGGGCCGCACAGCAGACGTGCAATCTTTTTCATATTGGATTCCATTTCCTCCAGTTTGACATCTGCGGGTTATTACTTGCAGATATCAGGACAAATTGACAACAGCTTATCCTATAAAAGTGAGGCTACTCTATAGCAAACTGGTCGTGTTGCATGAGAGATACACGGGACAGATGTATCCAATAATCAACACGGCTGTACTGTTTGCCATACGGCTCATTCTCACTCAGCATGTACCTGGGAGAAATGGCAAAAGAACAGGCAATTATTACGAGGTAATCCTTGAAAAGAGCATCAATCACCTCGTTGCTGCTAGAAGACCCCCACTATCATAGCCACGTAGTTTGCAATCGATTTTGGCACCCGGTATACCTGTTCCAGGCATACCATTAGATAAACACTTCATTGTACACAATAAAGAGTATAACCGATAAACAGGCCTTTGTAAAGGGAAAACCACAACA from Ktedonobacteraceae bacterium carries:
- the nusB gene encoding transcription antitermination factor NusB, giving the protein MPIGIRRQARMIALQTLYEYDTAQHAPDEVLQRHAEERHLQPKVVEYASELIIGVCDHLAEIDAHIQSAAREWPLQQMARIDKNILRLAIYEILFNNTVPAKAAINEAVELAKIFGSNTSSRFINGVLGTIFNRAQQQPTPIAESEVK
- a CDS encoding MFS transporter, translating into MHLFVEYARQFARFSRNARLYLISNALSGVTAGILLVLYNLYLASLGYGADFIGTVLFVGTVGAGLAIFPAGIIIDRFSGKAILIWSSALIGLAGAGQILFRQPLPLLASAFVAGIGLAFILVINAPFLTLNSTPDERPQLFSMNIAISLITLVLGEILGGILPIWLRGIPWLMAPLPSSASGLLASQPYPRSYQIALLFAGIIAAPSFIPLFLMSSTKPRQDQEGRDDHERDQSALYRSSWRSMAASIASFKAWFLAIRRAQWKKVLASPFFVLLLVQIFIGLGAGLFIPYFNLFFVKHLGASSALFGFIDAGANTITALLTLAAPWLALHIGKVNTMVWTRLISIPLMITIGLTGLLPLAAALYLFRQGAMDMSNGILQVFSMEAVSEQKRGLANSGYQAAFQGAEAITTPIGGLMIVHLGYSSVFLLAPIFYLPAIGILWGKFGRGRGRRDDDKTAPRAINTTPNSSKVFPTASGVNSANQANPPN
- the acpP gene encoding acyl carrier protein; the encoded protein is MATVSERLKKIIVDQLGVDESEVVPSASFVEDLNADSLDLVELIMSLEEEFKLQISDEDAEKITTVQEAEDYIEEHLR
- a CDS encoding sialidase family protein yields the protein MKKIARLLCGPVFIGLLMLVAFSASANAQSTISQGKQLLPKSPLSTGVLVAQGIHNGTIHLNGHAPAPGISPDLKCKPAPCALKDKQVSQGSQPNNETPIVANPKNSKQLLTGANDYNCPNTQGFYSSSTAGKKWSLFCMQNLTGQFGEGDPGVGYDLNGNSYITGIDSPNGSTGEIIFQKSSNNGQTWSAPAIAVNPLMSGGLTDKDWLQIDTNPSSPHANALYISVTQFNSSDTADQISVSHSTDGGATWKTVAVDTVQNLPKLDQFSDLAVGKDGTVYVTWMRCLTSGPAGDCGGTKVNLMFSKSTDGGNTWSNPVTIASVQLVPDSCGCAYYGNVPNTDERVNNPAVVDVDNSSGSNSGHLYAAFYNYTGTQMQVEVSTSSNGGSSWGSPVRVTTAANDEFFPWLSVSPTGVVGVTWLDRRNDPNNVNYEEFGVLSTNGSTFGTNFQLASKPSNPFNDGFGGSFIGDYTGNYWDGKTLYAVWTDTRNGIDQEFIGGIRNNA
- the tatC gene encoding twin-arginine translocase subunit TatC; translated protein: MATRNIDQRDPDEIVDDLDLEDDDDDDDDEEEDEGGATMTLIEHLEELRWRIFKSAIAIVVFGIVAFIFRDPIEKFLTYPLPKTADALGTGKIVVTGVGEGFTVYLKISFAVGLLLALPIVLYQIWAFISPGLLAKEKKNAVPFIVIGIVLFVMGVALGYIVLRFPVEWLINFASDSFTPLITADSYFTFVTYFMLAFGIVFEIPLVLTFMAQLGLITAKTLTKRRAMAYVIMWVAATFLTPGADPYSPVILGVAMTFLFELTVIFIRIFNRQESEAVA
- a CDS encoding sialidase family protein, with the translated sequence MPISHSHRPMRAALSVTVALLLALVTASLAFASVGAKGTLLRLSKDPFTNQTSQHKTQVEPDTFTFGSTIVSAFQSGRFFDGGSSDIGWATSTDNGATWKNGFLPGTTPYSTPPGPYARVSDPSVAYDAKHNVWIISFLGLSGAEQPPVDVDVSRSTDGGLTWSNPVPVDNSGAFFDKNWSVCDNTSTSKFYGNCYTEFDNVNNNDQELMSTSTNGGSTWGAAKSPANNPFGLGGQPLVQPNGTVIVPFEDLNGTISAFTSTNGGSSWTAAVTVATLDTFTEQAPIRTSPLPSAEIDGSGTVYVAWQDCRFENGCSANDIVYSTSSDGTHWSAVQRVPADPVGSNVDHFIPGIAVDKSTSGSNAHIAVTYYYFTNASCTSNCQLDVGYISSTNGGASWSASKQLAGPMMLTWLANTNQGRMVGDYISTSIASNGNAYPVFAVAKKNKGTKFNEAMYTVKGGLPVTGGTIVSTAPVVYTGTARPITHPTAN
- a CDS encoding sigma-70 family RNA polymerase sigma factor, with amino-acid sequence METIPAAQAVETLIQEYGKLVFHTIYGLTGDWEESEDLTQDTFHQALKSIDAARAKSGDEFHAKAWLLRIALNTVRMQRRRRAIFRFIPFSLVQREEQKEKGYESDTDVLNERAAPLQPAGYGAVEGVDLETFVAERDAVQRTMAHLTENLRLCLLLSVVARLSTPEIAEMLHLEESAVRQRLARARKQFQHFYALESDEEIVDDAKAARNADAAQKHPDRQQKHLERVESHSAMDISQPSPLWRNHAERLYRDPAVTPLW